In the genome of Brachypodium distachyon strain Bd21 chromosome 3, Brachypodium_distachyon_v3.0, whole genome shotgun sequence, the window TGGGTATGGTCTGGATATTTTGTATCTCTACATTCTTTGAAGTGATTGAAATCCACCGGCTCTTCTTTTCATGGAGACCACATAACTTCTCAAACCACTTGCCATGGTCTTGTTTTGTTGGAAGATACTCCATTCTCATCTCTTCGTGAAGTCGGTCAGCAATCTTCCAAGCACTATCTCCAGATATGATCCCATCACACACCCAATAGTTAGAAGCATGGCTGTCTCCATCATAATCACTGGAATTATCATGGTTGTAATGCAGGAGCGATAAATACAACCAACAATCTGTAATCACAGTTGGGCTGATATCATGGCTAACTTGGGCCGCCTCCTCGTGCACCACAGCTGACAAGTCATTGTGAAACCAAATGTTCGCGGTTGGACATGCCGAAAGGAAAATATCAGCACTTTGCACTTTCTCTGTAATTGTAGGATCAAGTCGAAACCTTCCCCGGAATGTCCACAATACTTTATTTTTCGAATCAAATACAGGAACACCAGATGTGGATAAATCAATCTCATTATCACTCCCATTGTGAAAAATGATCAAACACCTGCGGTCCTCTGCAGCTTGGAAGATGAGCTCTGCCACATCATCTATCTCAGCTCTAGAGCCTTTATCTAACCCGCTGAAATCATCCTCTTCGTCTTGCTTATCAAACAAAACCATGACGGATCTGTCGAGCTTCAGTTCCTCTGCGATTTTCCTCTGCATTTCTCTCCTGCTTTCCCAAACTGAGCAATCCACGTGGATAACTATGTCAAATTTGGGTCCATCTGTCCTGACTGATTCTGCTATGGCAGCAAGGACGGCAGACGCACCGAGTCCATTCCAACCATCAAAGTAAATAATATTTTCCCTGCCCCGATCATAACGTCTATCGGTATTTCTCAAATACTTCAGAACTATCTCTTCTCTGGCATCTGTAATGCTGTCAGTGGAGATCTCCTGCAGCAAACTAACACAGTTCAGTGTGCGGTGACCTACGAGAAtcccattttttattttttattcagCAGAACAACAAAGGAAAACACTTGTATGCCTACGGGGTGTTAACAGTGTTGACCAGTCTTACACAACAACAGTGTGTATCACTCATCACAGATCAGGGGAAGAAATATGATCTCTGGAAGGGTGGAGAGGGTTCATGGGCAGCcattcttcattttcttttctttttttacttcttcttctccgcaTGTAAAGCCATCCGTCTCCACCTCTtcgccgtcgtcctccacgggcACCTGGGCGGCGTCTCGTCATCCGCCGGCGCTTGGGTCGCCGCCTCATCCTCCGCCGGCGCACCAGCCTCCCGCGCAGAGCCCCTCCGTCGAGCACCAGCCCCTACTCGAGCCGGCCACCGTCGAGCAGCATCTCCTCCGGCCCGTGAATCCCGCGCAGATCCCCTCCTCCGTCGTGCACCAGCCTCCCGTGCAAGATCCCCTCCCTTCCACACGATTCTGCCGGCCCGTCTCTTCGCTTCTCAATATCTGAACTTGTGGGATCGCATTCGAAACTTTCAGTTGGTGGAGGGGGAGGATTCGTTCAAATGGAATTGGTCCTCTACTGGTTCTTTCAGCGCTCGGTCAGCCTATTTGGCTTTATTTGAAGGACGGATGGACATGGCAGGTATGGATCTGGTTTGGGATTCTAGAGCCCCCCTCAGATGCAAATTTTTCATGTGGCTCGCTTGCTGGAAGCGTTGTTGGACGGCTGATTGACTGAGGAGAAGAGGTCTTGATCATCCGGAGCGGTGTCCGTTTTGTGATCAGGAGGATGAGACGATTTCTCACATCTTGTTGGGATGCGTTCTCGCTAGGCAGGTTTGGTGGAGGATCTTACAAAGGTTGGAATCTCCAACATTGGCTGCCAACGGTGGCTGGTGATCTTGCCGAGTGGTGGTCCTCTCTGCCCATGGCTGGTAAGCCTAGGTGCGATGCAGCGACGGTACTGGTGCTAGTCTGCTGGTCTTTGTGGAAGCATAGGAACCGTATTGTATTCGATCACATTAGACCTAGTGTGGTGCAGGTGCTAACCGATGTGATTGCTGAAGGGAAGGCTTGGAGCCAGGCTGGGCTTTTAGGAGTGTCTTTGTTTAGTACACTTCCGATTAGTGCCGTAGAGTGGAGAGATTCCGGTTAATAATCTTGTAGACTTGGCCTAAGGCCGACCTTCTTCTTTAATGGATGATACACCTTGTcgggtgtattctagaaagaaaaaagcagCAGTGAACAAACACATGACGATGTCGCCGGCTGGTCTCGCGGCTCTCGACgtggcgctcctcctcctgctgctgctgccggacGCCGCCAAGCCGCGCGTCCTCCTCTCCGTCGACGACGGCGGGGAAGACAGAGGAGGGTGCCAGGTGGGAGAATCGTGTCCCCGATCGTGTCTTGTGCAGCAGGGGAGAGTTCTCACCGGAACAGGAGAAGAAAGGGGAGCAGGGTGAAAACGGACAATGGGGATATAGAGGAAACCAACGGGGCTGAGTGTATAAATATGATGGACAGCAATTTCCAAGAGGCCAAGTGCACCCAGGCACCAAACACGCCtgtcaaacaaattaatgaccATCACAATTGTGATAGGGTCACAATTAAGGTCGACTGAGGGAAGTTTAGACCCAAGTACCAAACAGTGAAGCATGTGACATAATGGCTAAAAAATCATAAAATTAACACCTCATACTCACTGACAAAATAAGCTCTTCTCCCTAAAGGGTGATGGTAAGATAAAGAGCAGTACCTTGCGTTTCATTGTGGATCTCTTTAGAGAAGACCAGAAAGCAGCGACAATGATAGTAAGTTTAGCATATGATATATACCAGCTGAAGATTGAATCCTCTGGTTCCTGCACAGTATGATATGTAAATAATACTTCACCATTGTCACAACAAGGCATACCACAGATCTTTTCACCCAGTAGAAATGCAAATATGCAAATTAGAAGCAACAGTGTGCTCTATAAACTATTTTTTCTGGCAATTAAGAAGCCGAACATGTCGTACCTTGTCTTCTGAAAAGACCAGCGACCAGCTCAAACAACAGCAAGTCTAACCCATGATCACCTTAAGTCTAACAACTCCTGGGCAGCACAATATGTCAGTTCACGAAGATGTTGGCAGGATATGCAGATCAAACCAAAACGGAATGTTTGCCATACCTTGGTAATTAGCAGCCCAATAACCAGCTGAAAAGCAGAGAGTCTTCAGATGAAAGTGATCAATGTTTGTCAGGCTTAAGAAGGAATATACCAATCAAAGATTAGCTCATCCGGTTCCTGCACATCATGATTAGTCAATACTTGTTCCGCGTTTCGCACACATACACAAATTGATCATCTTGACAGAACAGAGTGGAGAAGACACACATGTAAAATGAAGTGACAACCTTGTGCCCTCTATGCGAAATGTACAGGTAATTAAGAGCCAGCACATTTTTCcgcaaaaggaagaagaatacCTTCGTAATGAAAGAAGACCGGCTACGACCTCAGGCAGCAGCAAAATCTAACCCATGATCAGCCGTAAGTCCAAGTGTCCAATAATTCCTGGGCTACATGATATCTATGTCTGTTAATTACCGGACATTATGGGACCAACTGAAATGTTTGTCGTACCTTGGTAATTAGCCGGTAGAAGCAATCAAGGACAAACTCAGGAGCCTTAGCCGATATGAAACACTCAGCTAAGGAAGTAACGCAGTGGTCTTTAAACGAAATTGATGTCCATGTGTGTAAGGCTAACAGATGATGACGGTGGTgccttccttttctctttgCCTAAAGCAAAGCATGTGTCATATACTTCGCTTGCATCCGGAGGCAACAGTTGGGAATACATATCATCTTTAGGCAAACATGGAATTGATTCGTAAAGAAAAAGTGGGGAATTAAAGGGCACAAGACTAGATGAAGTACCTGTCGGGGATATATAAAACGAAATGGAGAATTAGGGTGCGGGGTGGAGACGAGCGGGCCGAGCGGTGACCTTGGACGGGGCCGTATATATGCCGCTGGACACGTACGGAGCGGAGGTCGATTTGCCCGGCGGCGTCAGACCATAGGCGCAGGGCGCCGGGTACGAGTCGGAGGTGACGATGGGGAGCTTCATGTGGGCGAGGGAGTGAGGAtacccggcggcggcggcggcgctgaggagttggccgccggagatggaggagatggggcGACAGTGGAGGTGGGTCGGGTGGAGGCAGCAGAGTCCCTCGGATTCGCGATGAACTGTCGGCCCACTGTCCAGGCCCCATGACCGGCCCAAACCTGCATCTTCAGCCGGTCTGAAGaactctgaagtctgaattgctcccaaaaaaaatactctgaagtctgaacacCGGCCCTCACAATTCAACGCTAGCACTAAATGCAAATCTATTCGATCTGATCTGATGCTCAACCACAGAACATTGTGCACCGTTCGATCGCTTCATCGGACGGCCGGGCCTCGACGATCGAACCTAACTAACTCGCTGACCCTCTTGTTACGCTAGGTAGATCGTTAAGCTGATGCTGCTACTATACTAATTGAATGCATGAACAGACCACTGACTAGATCGATAGATATAGATAAGCAAGATATGAAGACGACACACGAGACCCAGCAACAACCACAAGCACACACGCGACCATCGTACGGGATTGCAGTTAAGAGCTAGCTGATCACTGTTCTCAAGCTACTGGCTAATCGATCCAGTTATATTCACATCCATGTTATAAGCTGTGCTAGCTCTAGCTAGCCAttgcttgctagctagctaattcATCAATCCCGGCCGGCAGCTCTTCTCTGCTTGCCTCTTCCAACTGATAAATCGATGGAGATTAGGAGGGCTCTAGTAGTGATTGCCGTGgtagccatggcggcggcggtggctcagtcggcggcggcggcagggatgAGCTACACGGTGGGGGCGCCGGACGGGCTGTGGGACATGCACACAGACTACGCCGACTGGGTCTCACGGAGGACCTTCCACCCCGGCGACAACATCAGTAATTCTTGAGCTTATATAGGCATCGATCCATATATGTCTCTGGGTCTTGAATCTCATATAAGCATATATAATTTGCAAAGCGTTCACGTACTCGCGGGAGCTGCACGacgtggtggaggtggggaaGGCGGGGTACGACGCCTGCTCCAGCGCCAACAACGTCTCCGCCTTCCGCTCCGGCAACGACGTCGTCACCCTCGCCGCCCCCGGCACGCGATACTTCCTCTGCGGCCTCACCGGACACTGCGCCAACGGCATGAAGATCGCCATTCGCGTCGTCGATGCTGCTTCCAGCGCCGGTGGGCCCAacgcctcgccgccggtggcATCGTCGGGGAGAGCCGTCGGTGGCCTTGGCGCCGTTATGATGATGGGGGTGCAGGCTCTATCtctcgtcgccgtcgtgggCGGCATGGCCTTCTGATGACATTTTGCATGTGGTGTTAACATATGTTGTCCTTGTGTACTTCgtccgttcctaaatttttgtccgctgttttagtgcagattttgaactaaaaaacgacaagaatttaagaacggaaggagtacaactATGTCTGTGAGTGACTTGTGATCGATTCTTTTGCCTGTCATCTatttttgattattttttttacgTGGATTGTGAGTTCTGCCATCCAATTATCACGTGAAAAAACTAAACTCCCTTCTAATAGTGTAAAAATTTGGCATATGCATGTTTCACCAAATTTTTCGCGCGGTAATAACTTAATTAGTAGTACTGCATCTGTtccatatactccctccgtacgacaaaagatgtctcaactttgaccaaatttgaatgcatctatatatacactaagtcatgtctagatattacatgtatctaaatgctttttaataatagatacatccatattttgtcaaatttgagacaaaaatttaggaacggaggctGTACTGCTTACGAGTGATACAACTATTTGTGCTGACAAAATTATCATATCCACTAGTACATCCGCAGCGCACCAAATTAAGTTAGCTCGAGCGATCGATATATGGTTGGGGAGCCAGTCAACAAAGTCCATGTGTTTGACTAATTTGTTCGAGTGAGCTAGCTGTACGACATTGTACCAGCTGAAAAGGCAGTGCTAGCTAATATCAGTGCATACTGATGGATGCATGCGTGGATCTTAATGATCAACTAACAGACTCGAATTGACACTCCAGCGTAAGTACGGCTGCCCGTGGTAGCTAGATATATAGGCAGCTGTGGGCTCGAATTGAGATCGTTAACATTCGGTCGAACCGAGAAAGAAGATGATGAAAGTCACAAATATACGAGCAAGCCCCGTGGAGTAAATGGCGACCCGAAATCTTTAATCCGTGCGTCACCGCTCCACCGTCAAGAGGCCGTTCCAAGTGCACACAAAACCTTACAAAAAGATACTACACACTATGCCACATGTTGATCCGTCATTTCCCCACCACTGTCTGAACGGAGAGGAATCGATGAAGATCGAAACGGTGTCGGCTAGGGTCCCTccgcctctccctccctcacTCCTGTGCGAGTTCTGGACGTCGTTACACGAAGACTGGGCTTGCGACGGGTAAAGTTAGGgcgactttttttttttaggggactTAAGGCGACCTTATTGAACCGGTCACATTTGATCCATGTCTAGTTTCCGGCCCATGGCTGGTCATGTGCAGCCACCTTTGAGCAGTCGGCCCAAACTTGGCCCAACATTTAATCTTCATGCTATATCAATAcagtactctctccgaccAGAactacttgtcgaaatattatatgtatctagacattttttacacatagatacatccgtattttggcaaatttgaaacaagtaaTACCGGCCGGAGGGGTACCATTCTTTCAGCGGCAGATAGGCAAAAGGAGAAGTTGAAAATGACATATCGGCATGATTTCCGAAGAAATGAGAAATCCAAACTATAGGTCCAAAGAGAGTAACATCCAGGTCGATATATGGCCTTTGATcctcttaattaattaacgcGTTTTGTTTGTTGATTGACTTAGCCGCCACGCACGCGGGAACGAACGTGCTACTACCAATCAATAATCGTAGTAGTATATACTCGATCGAGTCAAACATTAGTTTGATTTGATCAAGTCACAAAGTAAACATGTACACATCGACCAAATTGAACCTGCAGATGTCGGAAAAACAACAAATTATATTAACGTGTACCTATATAAATACTCCATCCATCACACAGTCTTCTtccaaccaaaccaaaccatcTCATCATCCCAAACACATCTAGCCTTTCTTGAATCATCTTCTCCATGGATCAGCTTCAGCTAGCTAGTCCATCGGCAATGGCAACCACCAAAGCTCTGTTCCTGATCATGGtgacagcggcggcgctggtcGGGACAACCCTCGGCGCGAGCTACACGGTGGGCGGTCCGGCGGGGTCATGGGACCTGAAGACCAACTACACCCAATGGGCCTCGGCCCGCCGCTTCTTTCCTGGCGACAGCCTCCACTTCCGGTACCCCACCAAAGAGCACAACGTCTTGGAGGTCACCAAGGCCGGCTACGACACCTGCAACACCTCCGTCGTCTCCAGCTCCGGCGGAATTAGCaacggcagcgccgccgctgtcaGTACCGTCATTGCGACGTACCAGACGGGCAACGACATCATCCCGTTAGTCGTCTCCTCGGGGGTCACGACAAGGTACTTCGTGTGCGGCGTCGCCGGGCACTGCGCCGCCGGGATGAAGCTCAAGGTGGCCGTCGGCGCGCAGCCGCCGGTGCAGTGCAGGGGGAGAGGGATCAGAAGAAGGTgcacccggccgccgcccgctgctCCGGCGGCAAGCTCGGCGGTTGGTGGTGTTGACCGGTCAACAAGCCTCTGGTTCGCCGCCGTCGTGGCTGCGGGTTCCTTGCTCCTCTGTTCCTAGAGCCAACGATTTATAGCTGGCGccattcttcttctcttcttcgtTTCTTATGGTTTGTGAGACGTGATCGGCCGTGCGCCCATGTTCGTTCCTTGATTCACTTGTAGTATTTGTATAAAATGTCAACTGTATTCATTTTTTCTGTTGAATGTAATTCGATCCATTTTTAATTAATGGGGCTTTGTTGACCTCATATACCAGAGGAATGCAGCTGAGAATTAGCAAGAAGGTTTCCGGCAGGCATCATGAGGTTGTCCTGACAGAATCGAAcatacatactccctccgatcctaaaattttgtcatgattttagtacaaatttttattaaaaccacgacaagaatttaagatcggagTGAGaacatacggagtagtattgATACAAAAGCTTGCAGATGATCACTTGTTGAGTTGAGTAGGTCCACAACACAGATCTCGCAACGATGGACAGTCGATCGAGTCAAGTGGTACGAGTGAGTGACCAAGTCCTCTTCATTCGACAGCAAATCCCATGTGTTAATCTGTTCCACACGCTCAATCGAAAGCAAATCATTAATCATCTCATTGTCTTTCCTTCCATGATTCTTCCATGGAAAACTAAGACCGTGTCAATGTTCAAAACGATACTCCAATTGACCTTCCTGTGTGATGTGCTTGTGAATGTGATCCAGTATTACTCGCCGGAGGCAAACACGACGTAGGGAAGAGGTAACCAGAAAGGAAGGGCTACCTGTGCTGCTCATTTGCCATGGCTTGCTGCTACAGCTCTACTGCTTGGTCTTATGAGTAATGATGTTCCTAGTTGCTAAGCTCAGGCAGGTGTTGTGCCATATTTGAATATGAAAATCCCCCCTCCTATTTTTGCTTGCGAGATTGTTGATACAAGCTCATGTATTTGTAGCATGGCAGAAAGAAATGAACTCGACAAATCAGGAAATGAAAAAAGTGGTACAGTACTGAATTTGCTACTACAGTACTATATAGGGATTGGAGAATCAAGAATGAGCATTTCTTCGTTCTCCAGAAAAAACTGTATTGTACAAGTTGTAAGCAACAGGTAGTATAATAACTCTATAGACGCACAGTTGTAAGCATTCTCCTCATCAACAAAAGACTACCACCACCACATGCGGACAATAGTCCGGTAGTATGAATCAGAGAGACTACATGACCAATTAATGGATCGAACAACTATGCTGTTTTAGGTTACCATGAGTACTTGACGAGATTTAAACGATCCAAGCATTAAGCAACAGGCGGGCATGCTTCGCTGTCCTTCGATGTGTCGACTTCAGAAGGCGGCATGAACTGCCACATCGGGTATCCTGGGTAACCGACAAAGGGCATCATCATTTTCTGCCCTTGCCCGTGGGCATGGAAGGGAGCCATCGGCGCCTGCGCAAACGGGGAGGGCATCATAGCCGGATGAGGCATGTAGGCTGGAGTTGCAGTCAGGAGCTTCATCTGGTGTTCTAAT includes:
- the LOC100839311 gene encoding mavicyanin, translated to MEIRRALVVIAVVAMAAAVAQSAAAAGMSYTVGAPDGLWDMHTDYADWVSRRTFHPGDNITFTYSRELHDVVEVGKAGYDACSSANNVSAFRSGNDVVTLAAPGTRYFLCGLTGHCANGMKIAIRVVDAASSAGGPNASPPVASSGRAVGGLGAVMMMGVQALSLVAVVGGMAF
- the LOC100839614 gene encoding uclacyanin 1, producing MDQLQLASPSAMATTKALFLIMVTAAALVGTTLGASYTVGGPAGSWDLKTNYTQWASARRFFPGDSLHFRYPTKEHNVLEVTKAGYDTCNTSVVSSSGGISNGSAAAVSTVIATYQTGNDIIPLVVSSGVTTRYFVCGVAGHCAAGMKLKVAVGAQPPVQCRGRGIRRRCTRPPPAAPAASSAVGGVDRSTSLWFAAVVAAGSLLLCS